The following coding sequences are from one Musa acuminata AAA Group cultivar baxijiao chromosome BXJ1-6, Cavendish_Baxijiao_AAA, whole genome shotgun sequence window:
- the LOC135676214 gene encoding 1-aminocyclopropane-1-carboxylate oxidase-like has product MAIPVIDFSKLEGKERAETLARIANGCQEWGFFQLVNHGIPVELLERVKKVCSECYRLRAEGFKASKPVQLLNKLVEEESDAADAKPLDNVDWEDVFLLQDDNEWPANPPEFRETMKEYREELRKLAEKVMEVMDENLGFEKGSIRNSFSGNGEHQPFFGTKVSHYPPCPRLDMVNGLRAHTDAGGVILLFQDDQVGGLQILKDGQWIDVQPVANAIVINTGDQIEVLSNGRYKSVWHRVLTTSDGNRRSIASFYNPSLKATIAPGTNKDDSATALYPKYVFGDYMDVYVKQKFLAKEPRFAAVTAV; this is encoded by the exons ATGGCCATTCCAGTCATCGATTTCTCGAAGTTGGAGGGGAAGGAAAGAGCTGAAACCTTGGCACGGATTGCCAATGGATGCCAAGAATGGGGATTCTTTCAG CTGGTGAACCATGGGATTCCGGTGGAGCTCTTGGAACGCGTGAAGAAGGTGTGCTCCGAGTGCTACAGGCTCAGAGCGGAGGGCTTCAAGGCGTCCAAACCTGTGCAGCTGTTGAACAAGCTGGTGGAAGAAGAAAGCGACGCCGCCGATGCTAAGCCCTTGGATAACGTGGATTGGGAGGATGTCTTCCTTCTCCAGGATGACAACGAGTGGCCGGCCAACCCTCCAGAGTTCAG GGAGACCATGAAGGAGTACAGGGAAGAGCTGAGGAAGCTGGCTGAGAAGGTGATGGAAGTAATGGATGAGAATCTGGGGTTCGAGAAGGGCTCCATCAGGAACTCATTCTCCGGAAACGGCGAGCATCAACCCTTCTTCGGCACCAAGGTGAGCCACTACCCACCGTGCCCGCGCCTGGACATGGTGAACGGCCTTCGCGCCCACACCGACGCAGGCGGCGTCATCCTCCTCTTCCAAGACGACCAAGTGGGCGGCCTGCAGATCCTTAAAGACGGGCAGTGGATCGACGTGCAGCCAGTGGCCAATGCCATCGTCATCAACACGGGAGACCAGATCGAAGTCCTCAGCAACGGGCGGTACAAGAGCGTGTGGCACCGCGTGCTGACGACCAGCGACGGCAACCGCCGCTCCATCGCTTCCTTCTACAACCCCTCCTTGAAGGCCACCATCGCTCCAGGGACCAACAAGGACGACTCTGCTACAGCGCTGTACCCCAAGTACGTTTTCGGGGACTACATGGATGTGTACGTGAAGCAAAAGTTCTTGGCCAAGGAACCGCGGTTCGCGGCAGTGACAGCAGTGTGA
- the LOC135677429 gene encoding uncharacterized protein LOC135677429 codes for MEGHVENPKPLSLATAAIAVAATTLPAVGCAAELGRPRGYRCLPRAGALVGVDPSVGGFAREAVPASGAAWPGGRPYEVFARGSSGHRGSSGRRRRCPAVPLLVGPTPAGGWVLLAGAAATSAAALWCVTPQEQRPQAPLPCGASAHGSNTRKHRCCVRAQCPRAGAWPHASCLAAAAASGLLAHRCATICDGSEGSNSCCPFSLLRQRF; via the exons atggaaggccacgtgg aaaaccctaagcccctttctctTGCTACTGCTGCTATCGCCGTCGCCGCCaccaccctgccggcggtgggCTGTGCGGCGGAGCTGGGGCGCCCCCGTGGGTACCGCTGCCTCCCGCGGGCAGGCGCCCTAGTGGGCGTCGACCCCTCCGTGGGTGGTTTTGCCCGCGAGGCAgtgcccgcaagcggtgctgcctggccgggcggccgcccctacgaggtttttgcccgcgggagtagcggccacAGGGggagcagcggccgcaggcgccgctgccctgcggtgcctctgctCGTGGGTCCAACACCCGCAGGCGGCTGGGTTTtgctcgcgggagcagcggccacaagtgCCGCTGCCCTGTGGTGTGTCACCCCGCAGGAGCAACggccgcaggcgccgctgccctgcggcgcctctgcccacggGTCCAACACCCGCAAGCACCGCTGTTGCGTGCGGGCACAGTGCCCGCGCGCAGGGGCCTGGCCGCACGCGTCCTGtcttgcggctgccgctgcaagcGGCCTACTTGCACACAGATGTGCTACCATCTGCGACGGCAgcgagggtagcaacagttgctgccctttctcgcttttgcgtcaacgattttga